TACACATCAAATAATGAACCAATTTTTCTTTAAGGATGAATATTGTCGAAATAAGGGGAAATTGTTTTTGTACACCAGTGTAGAACTTCTTTCTTTAACACAAAAATAGGTCCCACTGGTAGGGCCACATCACTCATGTGATAGGAAGGAACACTATGCTGGGtgtagtaaataatttttttcaaaacaaggatTAGTTGGTTATGTTATCATCTGCAGGAtcatgcatttttatttatttatagatggCATGGTTTTTTGGGTTGGTTTAGTCCATTTGTTGAAACTCATTGTCAGAACTACATTCAAGCCGTGAGCTGGGctctaaaatttagattatcACTTGTTTGTTGGTGAGTGTGATCCAAGAGATGTGAGATCTGCCATGTTTCAAACTACCAACAtctataattttagaaaataaataaactaaatccTGATTGACCATCTCAGAAATATTTGACTTAGTCATTAGATTTCATTGGGAACATTGTATGTGATAATTGCTCATCAACTACACTTTCTTTCTCCCAGCAAGTTGCATCTATGTTGTAGATTTTCATGTGCAACTTCAATGTATAATTGAAACAGGTCTATCTGGTGGGTTAGCCTATACAAATAATCTGTTACCAGCTGCGCCTATCGGTCTCCTTGGATTACTCCTTTTGTTCCAGGTAACAACTTGAACTAGACAGTATTAGAGGTTTTTCAAAACTACAGGCATTTAGGGGACAGGCCTGCCTATACTTGTTACATTCTTTATCCTGATTGAACTTAAAATGATTTTCAAGATGCCTTGAATTGGTCTGTCTCATGAGTGAATGAAAAACATGGATAAAAAGCAATCTTTTAGTCAAATATTTACTTCTCCATTTTTCCTTCTTGTGTTGCAACTTCATGCAATTATTTTTCCATGGAACCATCTAACctatttatttccttctttcagACAACAAGAGTGAGGTTTGTCTTTGATGCAGAGGCTCTGGTTTGTTCACTAACATTTCCAAAACATGTcccatttcttttaattatttgacaATGAGATAGCTTGAATTTCACATAAAGTTGGCACGTGTATAGTCATTGTTGTGCATAATTTTCCTTGGACTACTGCATTAGGTTGAAGGCTGGCATGATCTTTTGAAGAACAAAGTTCTTGAGTTTCTTAGGCAAAGGGTTCTGATTGCTTAATGGttttagtttatattcagtTGGTTTGCGGTAGCCTACATGCAACTTATTTTAACAGCAGTTACAGCACCACTTTTAGTAAACTATATGCATTCACTCATGGTGGCATGACACACACACTGTGCATGTACGTGTATGTTTTTATTACCGGTATTATACAATTTTGGCAATATCTGGAAGCACTTGTTAATCTATTTAGATATCTAACTTGTACCTGAAGTCAACTCCGATGCACCAGTTGTGGGGTATCTCTTTctatctcctctctctctctctctctctaagtgGCACATTTGTTTGCAAACTGGTCTAGTATCTCCACCCATCATTATGAGCTCCTACTTTTACTGGTACATTTAGTTTCAGATGAACTTGTTTTACCTGGATGTTTGTTAATTAGAGTTGAGTCCTTTAACTTCCAAAATTTGATAGAAGATCCATCATATGTGGTATAtactcttctttttgttttgttcactGTTAGCCTGTTTTACATTTACTAAATCTGTGTTACTCTGTGGTTTTTAGGAGGTAAAAGTAGGAGAGCAGCTTCAGGATTCAGGTGAAAATGTCTTCGTGGGTGGGGAAAATCGATGGAAGTGAGTACTATTTCTGCACCCCATTAGTTTTAACAATTTAAACGGTCACTCACCTATTTGATTTACTACAGATATTCGACATTTGTGAATTGGGAGCTCTGGTGGCCAAATTTCCCTATTCTGGTGTATTTTAAAGAGACTCAAACAAAACCTGAAGGACAAGTACACTTCTTCCCAGTGATTTTTGTGAGTGCAAACAGAAACATACTCTGAATTTTATTGGCATTGTAGTCCAGTTGTGTCTTGCTACTTCTCTTGGAGTGTTCAAAGGATCAAGACCATAGAGTCTTGTTAGCATCCTACATGTTTTGGGAAGTTGGGTCAGTAATTGAAAGGGATTCTTACTGAAGTTTAGAAGCTAAAACTTTGAttccttaaaagaaaaaagaaattaatttttgcGGTTTTCTTTTGACAAGCAGAATGGGAAGCAACTTTATGATGTTATGGTGGAGAGAGCTGGCCCTTCAAAAAATAGTGGGCCTAAATAATACTAAAGGCATGAGATTTATGCTGACAACTATCCTGCTTTGCCGACTGCCCCAAACATTTTAGTTCAGTGAGGTATGACATATTCGTTAACTAGTATGCTGCTTGTTGCTGAACATTTTTTATCTCCTGGGACAGTCATAGTAATGGCTTTATTTCCTTTAgagtttatttatatataatatatatatatatatatataattttaaattctaccattttaaattttgtaatatcaGGATTTGGTTATCCTAATTAGTATTTAAACCAAACATTAGTATATTATTACCATCAATATCCTAAATAAATGTGGGGGTTCacttgtttctttctctttctcaatgCTTGATCCAATTCAGATTCTGTGGTTATCTGTAGTTTTGTCATTCCTGTTTTGTACAGTAGCTGCTCTAGGAGAGCTTAGTTGTGTATGACCAGACATAATTGTTTTGTCCTGTGAGCTCTATAACTTTGGAAAAATAAGTTTTGTTTGAAGTAGTAGGAAATATGCTCAGCATCTCATATCCTAATAGATATCTTCTTGAATCCCCACACGGAGATGTTCTGGCAGTTTATTGTAATaaccacctctctctctctctctctctctctctctcatatttatttattcttgcaGGTTACACGTTGTGCCTGATTGTGGAAGCTACTTTAGCACATATATTCACTGTGGACTATGTTTCATCAGAtatataattagtttattttatttacactATCACATTCTGGCACAGTTGCAGCCATCTATGGAGACTGTTAATACAATGTACATAATTAGTATATAAATAGAAAAGAGACATATTTTACTTGTCCTACAAACAGGCTTTAAATGATTAATTCATTTTGAGAAGTTTTCAAACCCTCTTCAATTACTTGCTTactgcaatttatttatcttttttatgtTGTTTGAATGCCAACTCAGCTTGTCATGGAGAAATGATGTTttaaaagatttgaaaattcattatAAACCAAGCGTTTCATCAGCCATCACCTGTATGGTTTATCCACACCTAACTGACTTTGATGACACAGGAAGCTTGTGCCTTATTTTTGCTAATTTCTCCGCttcatttatttcataataCTTTCAAGTTAGTGAAAACTCTTATCAATTCCCTTGATCTTTTCGTGTACCATAAGATTGAGAGATTACAGAACATATGAATACTTGAATTTTATGCCAGCCGCTTTAATCCCAGAGATGAAGTTCAGTATTTTTGTAGTGTGCTCTTGGCAACCGAGCATTATCAAGAAGCTATTGCTTAAAATGGACagattttgtttctttcttaatatacgtataaaaagggaaagaaatcgGCTGTTGAAAATAAATTCCTGGCAAAATCAAATAAGAGTCAATGAAATACAATATTCTCAATGCATTCCCTATTAATTCAACACATAAATGCATATAAAGATCAAATAGCAAAAAGTAAGAATTTTACAATTTGAAGCTTGCAAATGCACAGCAAGAGCAACCAGCAAGCAAGCAAGCCAACAGCAGATCCTTCAAAACGCAAACTCTTTTTACATGTATTGTTACTTCCTTCGTATATGGTTCTGCTGAGCAGTAAAGAAGGCGACTTTCAACTAGCAATTGCTAACCGGGTTACACAGGTGTCATTAGGATCCCAACTTATCgggttttttctctcttaaaagaTTAGGTGTTGTATGCCTTTCACTGCTTCTACAATATATGATAATACTGTAGCTGGGCTCCATTTTTCATGGCAAACTTTAAGGTAGGAAACTATGTCAACCACTCTTGGTGCAGTGAGCATCTGTACCATGCTGGGTGCAATGACTATAACCAACACTATGAAGGAAGTCACGTATCTCCTTGGCACTGCTATTACTGGCTTGCAACAATCGCTCATCTTCCTCATAGATGAGATATGGGGCTTCCCTTCCCTTTCTTGATAGTAACTTTGAGGCTCCTTGCAGCACATGATATTCCCAGCCCTGAACATCTATTTTGATCAGAACCACAGGCTCTGATTCTGGTATTACTTCATCAAGGGGGATGGACCTTACTTGAAGTGCTATCTCTTCATTGGATTTGAATGCCATCTTTGCCCCAGTTGCTGAAACAGCACTATTGTCAAGCCGACCAACCAACTGCAACATGAGAAAGAGTATTAAGTTTAGCAATGCAGCAAAAAGAAGAATTAGGTAGCATGATAAATATCCAGTAGGATTCAAAGAGCTTTTCCTAATTCCTATATCAACCATTCAAACCCATTAATTGAGGTTTGAAGATTTCAGACATGGTAAATTCATAAAGCAGTATAGTATACCAAGACTAGGGTTTACTCAATGAATTGAGAGAGCAATCAGATGAAATAAATTTACATGTATTAACAGAGTGacattgaaaactaaaatagtGTGGACTACagataattaaatttttttttttttaataagccaATTATGATGACAAGTGTAGagggggggatttgaaccctggtTCTCCTCATAAAGGAAATCAAGCAATGCCACTTAACTACAAGGTTATTAGCTACAGATGTTTAAATGTTGCAAATGGTTATTACTTTTACCAACAAAGGCTAGCTTTCCATGCTTTTGTGTGACATTATCCATAAAGCCTGCAACTCCATGTAATGGCTCCAATAGACCATTGCAAGTTTAATTCAAGAGAGCCAAGAATTTGTCAGTAAGTTAGTTgcaaatttgaaagaattatacAAGAGTGGTTAGTGAGTAGTAACAAGCTGTTAGAGTTGTTATGAGGCAGCCATTTTCTCCAAGCTTGAAATCTGGGAACCATCAGATCAGATAAGATGTTTCAAACCACTATAAGTTCTTGGTAATGCCCTTTGGTCTCATCAATGCCCCTTCCCCATTTCAATGCTTGATGAATGATGTCTTTGGGCTCTATTTGAGAAGTTTGTGTAGCTGTTCTTTGATGATATCTTGGTCTACAGTAGAACTTTGAGGAGCACTTGGATCATCTAAGGTGCATTTTGGAGGCTCTCCAGCAACATCAACTTTATGCCAAGAAGATTTAAGTGCCTGTTTCGCTGCAGAGAGGTGGGGTATCTTGGGCATGTATCTCTAGAGAAATCATAAAATCAGATGCAAGAAAGACTAAAACCATGTTGCAATGGTCTTCCCCCACCTCCTTGAAGTCTTTGAGGGTTTTCTTAGACCCAATAGGGTACTACAAAAAGTTTATCAAAGGGAAGGGCCACATTGCTACCACCTAGCCAAAGGTTGTATCCAGCCTTATGGCTGCCAAGGTTGTTATGCTTTACATGCAGCAGGTATTCAAGTTACATGAGTTGCCATCCACCATGGTCGGTGACAGAGATACAATCTTCACTGGTAATTTTTAAAGTGAgctgttcaaacttcaaactacAGGAAACTACTTTGGGTATGTCCTCAGCTTATCACCCTTTATCTGATGGCCAAGCTGAGGTAGTGAACAAGAGTGTGGAACACTTTCTTAGATGCTATGGAGATGAGAAGCCTAAGCAATGGTCCACTTGGTTGCCCATGGCTGAGTATTGGTAGAACACTCATTAGCATGCCTCTACTAAGATGACTCTATTTGAAACCCTTTATAGTTTTCGACCACCAAGAGTATTAAAGTACATCCCAGGCACCACCAAGCTTGAGGCAGTAGACATGCACTTGAAGAACAGAGAACAGATTGTCACTCTCCTCAAGCACAACTTGATGGCTACTTGAGGAAAGATGAGGACCGAAGCTCACAAGCATAGGACAAAAAGAGAATTGGCAGTTCGGAACTGGGTCTTCCACAGGTTGCTTCCCTGTAGGCAAAGGTCCTTGATTGctaggaaaaatattaaattgttCTCGCGTTTCTTTGGAGCATTCCAAGTCATCGAACAAATTGGTCAAGTTGCTTCCTAGCTGGATTTGCCTCCTAGCACTTGTACCCACCATGTGTTCAATGTCTCTGATCTAAAGCCTAAGTTGGGAAAGGAAAACATATTATTCCGCTGCCCACACAGCCATTAGTTGACCAGTAAGGAGAAGGTTTCCCCTAGCCAAAAGCCATCTTGCAAGGTAATTTGAAGGGGAGGGCAACGTAATGGTTCCAATAGAGCATTGCAAGTGTAattcttgtaatttagcaacaaaaaaaaaggtgctcTTTTAAGAGTGTCATGAAGAGCCAAGAATCTATTCATGAGTTAGTCGCAAGATTGCAAGAATCGTATTAGAGTGGTGATGAGTACTAGTTACAAGCTGTTAGAGTGAGTTAGTTATTTTGGCCAATAAGCCTAGGAAACATGTATTTGTAATCCTTAGCATTCATCATTAGGCAGTTAGTCACAACATTTCTCTCTTGCTcaattcttcctttcttcttgttcttggaGGGTGACTAACTTAAATTAAGTCAAATTCCATCCAATCCTGTTCATTTCCCCTAAAACCCAAATTGATTCTTTCAATTCTACTTCAAACAGAATAGCAAAGTAACAAGTCCTTTGGCCATTGGCCAACGCATGATTGTGAACCTCATTAACGGGTGTTCAATGACCTTAAAAGCCACCTTCAATATTCTCACACTGCCACATAACCTCAATTGGGTAAGCCTAATAAACCCCTCCACTAGACTTAAGGAACGCTGTCTGACTCCACCATTACTTCAATCCAATGAGTTCTAGAAGTAGTAAAGAATCCAAACAGATATGCAATGACTAACAATTTAACCTACCATCTAAATCATGGAAATATAATTAAATCCCAATTAACCACTAAAGCAAAAAAATCACCACAATTACAACTCTTTACTTTTAACTcaacaatacaaaataaatgGCACATAATTAAACTTCACTACCATGTaattaaatcacataattaacctacaaataatagTATTAATCAATCTAATCCCAATTGTGCACATTTGACTCATCAACAACAATATTCACCATAGCACAAATAACAATAACCAAAGAAACAACTCGTAATTCATGCCCAAAAACACAGTGCTTATACATAACAACATACCTTATGGAATGTAATGTTCCCATTCTGGTCCGAGGCGGCGGCATTGAAAAGAGTGACCAAATCCCCAACCCGATTGAAATAAATCCCATCACAAACCCTCTGCAAGTTCTCGAAAACCGGCTCGAAAGCCAAAACCCTAAACCCCATTGCGGCGGCAGCAAAGCTCGCCATGCCGACATTGGCACCGACATCGACAACAAGCCCATTGCCTCTCTCTCCGCTTGTTTTCAATTTGCCGAGAACCTCCTGGATGGTAACGGAGATATCGGGTTTGCGAAAGAGTTTCCCTTTGAGCATTCTGACAATGTTCTTGTGAGGCTTATCGGGTAGGGTTCCGAGGTcggagagagagtagagaaaaGGGTATTTGAGGCCCTCGACGAGGTTGGCGATCACTGGGTGGGATTGAGGGCATTTCAGGCAATCGAATGGTGGGATTGGGTAGAATGGGAATTGGGTTTTGAAGAAAaggttagggttagggtttgagGGTTGGTTTGTGAGGTAGAcgaagaaagtaagaaaaaggAGAGTGCTTGTGATTAGTAAGCATATGGTTTTCGATTGGTAAAACTGTGTGGGTTTGTCTCTTTTCCATGCATTTGCCATCAAAAtggtttttcagttttttttggggaaaatttttaAGCTTTCCGGGAAAATTGAAGGTATGGATCTCTGTAGAAAGGGAAAGTTTCTCACTTTCTTTGGGGAGGTGTGAGTTCAGCTGAAAGTCGGGATTTGAGTGACAATGAAATGTGAAAGGAATAGGAAAAATTTTCTGAGAAAatgtgggatttatttttttcccgaaaaaaagaaaaggaaaaaaaagtgagatttggATGTGTGAAGCGGGTGGAAGGGGAAGGTGGAGTGAAGTGCAGAGTTGGGAGTCAGCTAAAAAGAGAGCGAGTGTGGGAAGATTTCTGCTTCGGTGGTACTGTCAGTATTTTAGATCTGTATTTTAGCGTAAAACTATGTTGCAACAGAAATGTTATAGGCAAGACATTTCCCGACTACAATTTCAGTTTGTTTCAGTATTTAATCTTTGGGGATATTTGCAAACTAACATTGTGAAGGGTTATAATATAGTTAGTTAATACGGGCTTGAAAAATTAATGGAAATTAGTATcttgagtttctaaaactcgagtttcatatcAATCTTGAGCCTCAAAGACTCGCTTTCTACTTGCTGAGTTTGCTGAGTTGGACACAGttatgccacatagatctcgagtttctaacaGTCGAGATAAAAAAATGAATCTCAAGTTTTTTACACTCGATTTCAAACAGTATATACccagaaaaagaaggaagaaccTGACCgaagaaagaaagaacccaagaaaaaaaaaaaaacattttaggcaaaatcatttttaacagATGATGAGGTTCTAAAGCAAATTCCAGACAAGGAACCCagagaaaaaacatcatcaaagaacccagagaaaaaaaaacatcatcaaacaACGAATTCATCAACAAACCCCAGAGAAGAAAAACATcatcaaacaacaaaaattcatcaaaccaaatacccaaagaagaaaaacattCGCCTGGAGCTTCGCCACCACTACCTCTGTCGCTCCTGGGTTAGGGAGATTTGCGTTCATCGATTTTGGTACTTGAAGAACAACAGACCTAAAGAAGAACAGGAAGAACGATCTGACGATGAAGAACAGAGGAACGATCTGACAACGAACAGAGACGAAGTCACACTACGTTGCTTGCGACGGCAATGTCAACGACTGGACCAAGGAGCGGCTCGGATTGTGGCTGATGCTCACGTGCTTTCAGACGTCGGTGATTTTGTCGGCGATGCTCTTGGGTCTCCGCTTGGGTCTCGGCGATGTTTTAATGGAAGAGTTGGTGGGTGTCACTGCTTGTGTTCTTAGAGACATGGGTTGCCTCCGTTTGTGTTTGAGGGTTTGAGATACATtgaaagaagaagacgaaggctgatctgggaaaaaaaatggtggaacttgagtttctaaaactcgagttctacgtggaattttttttccacatcgGATGCCACTAGTTGGGTCTCCGCTTGGGTCTCGAGTTCTAATtgatctcgagtttttaaaactcgagatgctagttttccaGTTTGTTTTGCAACCTGACAACTAATGATATTCTTAGAAAATTAACgctaaatggaaaaaaaattcattaatgttttatgaaaaatggttcattttttaaagagcattttttagaaaactgtcttatttttcagtgtttggtaacgactttgaaaatgagtttgagaatgttttctgatgtttggtatgcaattttttttttaaatatttcttgtataatttaaaacatgtatattatgtaaactaactaatataatcattataaataaataaaaatcaagaatgaatttggttttcatactaaaattttgacaataaatacaatcaaaattaattagttatcaaattttcatgatctaTACCACTCATCTTCCTCATATATATAGACAGTAAcgtacatacacacacatatcaaccatttgtctatatatatatatatatatatatatttgactggggaatacattttcaatatgtataaataacaataactttTCATTGTCTACTTTTTTGTTGGTATACTAATTGTCTACTATGGTCAACCACAAGTCTtcaatattactctaaattatgtatttacataatgtatTGTATAATATACCATCACTGTATAGTatctaccaacaaaaaaaagtatttgccaacaaatgcaattctcctaaacaattatcatttattatataacaatattattagtccaCGATAAAGATTGTCttatgtaaaagcaatttagagcaatGTAAGcattatgtttaaaattttcatcttttacttcattcattctttcttcttcttctttttttattttatttttttgcactttatgtacaaaaaagaagtaacttctacctggaatccatcaaaccgaaaatttcttagaaaaaaaaagaaaattgagtttgaaattcaaagcaaagaattgggattttggtagagaggaatgaaataattaccacTGCAAATTTGTTCTCCTTTGCAAGTCGGAGCTATTGACCGATcaatgaagggaaaaaaaaatctaattagagAATTGTGTTACAGAGGGGAAAagaaacatggagaaaagagagaagagagacagttagagagagagatttatggGAAGATGAGAGACTAGAGTTAGTGACAGTGAGGGTGTGAGGAGAGaagtaaagggaagagagaaaaaatgagcaaaattaccataagagagagaaggtgccaaaaaattatgtttcccatGGCTATAGacgaagataatatttataggagatgcaacgtgtgagagagagattgttttccaaaaaaaaaaagatttggaaaacaacctatagaaaataagtcttatttttattagggttttccGTTGACTAcagatagttttccattgaccaggtttttttttttgtattaccaaacattggaaaataTGGAAAATTATCTTTACAGAAGATTTTCCagcaaaacaaacagagcaaTACATTTTCTAAAGATACGATTGTTATGGGCGGTTATGGGAAAATATATTATGATTGTTATTGGCGTTATggatttaagttaaaattaataataatttattacctataatttgttggaaaaatattgtgaaattttgcaaacataacacttttttttccaCATATAACAAgatattatttatgatttgttgagaaaatattgtgaatcCAAAACTTCTCATATTGCAATTATTGTGTTATAtgctcaaaaaataaaaaaataaaaaataaaaaaaccttgtGGCTTAATGGTTGATACGTTTTAGTATGTTTATAACATTCAATAGTGTTTAGTAGCTTGCATTTTAGGCGAAATAAAAGctcattttctaaaataaagcAGTGAGTGTAAATAATATAAAACCTCAGTGAAGCTCAATGCAATTTTCCCCAATAAAACAAAGTTACGTGCTACACTTCAAATTCCAAGAGGTTTCTTGTTTTTAGGGAAACCACATAGGATGCATAAGAAATACTCCTCTCTCACAAAAAAGCTCTCTAGGGTTACTCATAATATCATTTAAATATTGCAACAAACAGATCATAATTTGGGCTTGAAACGAAGAAGTTATGGGCTTTTCATGTTTGTTGATTTTTGCTGATCTGCAATCTTTGATCAATCGAACTTTGTTCCTGATAGATCGAAACTGTAAAAATTTGGATCCTTGAATCAACTTCTTTCTTGTTCTTAGAAATTGAATACCAGCTTCTCGAGCATTGTCTAATTTATTATATGTTGGAAATAAATGAGAGATAATACTTGAATTTTCCTTTGAAATTACACAATTTGATTTACTAAAAAGAGGTGGCAGAGATGAGGCGTGGACCAAGTCACTGTCTTGAGACAAATCGTGTCGTCTACGGTATATCTGATGTAGTTAGACAAATATTTTCTGCACGTTGCCCctaggatacaacagcccaaccaCCTTTGCTGATTATCCTTGCGAGCCTACACTGCTTGTAGGATATAAGCTCTCTATAGTACTTTCTTTTCctagaaaattttgtaaaaaatagaatatttttgtgGGTAGTAAGAAGTAATAGATGGTAAGTGTTTAAGacaatagaaaattgtttttaaaagtcTGCAGCTTtctaattcaaaattaaaaaatgtgtgtcttaaaacttttatttctttccatatatatatatatatatatataaagccagACCGGCCTGTTGCTTGTCCTtagccaaaaaattaaaacgtTTACCGactttaaaactttaaatggTCATAAAATTGTTGAAATCAATGTGTGATGAATAgctttcattatatatatatatatatgtgtgtgtgtatatatatatattatataaaccGGTCAAAACCTTTGCCAAAGTATATATGTTGAGGTGAGGTAAGTTAATAAACAAATCAAGTTTGTCTTTTAGTGTCATAAtgccattaaaaacaaaaattacaaccTCTAACGTGGCTGTCTTTTAGCTATCAAATAATACTTTCCTTTGAAACTTTGACTATACACAATAATTACAACAAAGAATGGAAAGCAATATATAATGTTGTAACCCAttgttgacaccccattttgcaacctACATTTAATCTCAcctggagggtaaaagggtaattttactttggaaatatgcatcttgattctggtcactagatccttaatctcatttcactaaaatgatcttgatattgtaacgatcaaatcgactggtcataagccctaatcggacTATCATActaaaagttatcatcaaatcaagttctaatggccgagatgcactatcacaaattgagtccaactatatgtgattatgaataattgatttcaattggttataagtataatcaatttgagaacggtgatgtgtcataatttgattgattaggactacattttatggtagggttgcacacacctaattaactagatagttaaacattaattattcaatgagtaatttatgcaattatcttttaattaaggtaaatttggaaccaattaagtctgaaatgggagtaaTTGGagtcatttaatgttaattaggagctaatttgggacctattaatgttaattgtgctaaaatcattttctaacaaatgacctctgctcatcatttcatcgatatctctatgaatattttgaatctgtaaatgaggttaattttcttAGAAACTAGATATTCGGGGCTttaatttgagcacaagaatgagacaattccgatcaaaATTGAGTCAGATTTGATTTTTCGAAGTTAGCTCTACAGGCT
The Quercus lobata isolate SW786 chromosome 10, ValleyOak3.0 Primary Assembly, whole genome shotgun sequence DNA segment above includes these coding regions:
- the LOC115965571 gene encoding uncharacterized protein LOC115965571, translated to MANAWKRDKPTQFYQSKTICLLITSTLLFLTFFVYLTNQPSNPNPNLFFKTQFPFYPIPPFDCLKCPQSHPVIANLVEGLKYPFLYSLSDLGTLPDKPHKNIVRMLKGKLFRKPDISVTIQEVLGKLKTSGERGNGLVVDVGANVGMASFAAAAMGFRVLAFEPVFENLQRVCDGIYFNRVGDLVTLFNAAASDQNGNITFHKLVGRLDNSAVSATGAKMAFKSNEEIALQVRSIPLDEVIPESEPVVLIKIDVQGWEYHVLQGASKLLSRKGREAPYLIYEEDERLLQASNSSAKEIRDFLHSVGYSHCTQHGTDAHCTKSG
- the LOC115963625 gene encoding uncharacterized protein LOC115963625, whose product is MASALLSTSRFHPLQNREVGGLVSNLRSSFYGKVIYNQNFVTMKTNSSHGGRAVVASVLGRRVQKKETVIPEPDYRIPVVLLGLSGGLAYTNNLLPAAPIGLLGLLLLFQTTRVRFVFDAEALEVKVGEQLQDSGENVFVGGENRWKYSTFVNWELWWPNFPILVYFKETQTKPEGQVHFFPVIFNGKQLYDVMVERAGPSKNSGPK